Proteins encoded in a region of the Nicotiana tomentosiformis chromosome 9, ASM39032v3, whole genome shotgun sequence genome:
- the LOC138898568 gene encoding uncharacterized protein has protein sequence MTELKHALSGASNNTNGRGPVPPGTPANQTTQRVENNTPMGEVGSDGAGGSGSSPNNENDPFKSELLRFMREVNARMDQIPGAPPVLKGPDSKKYTQLSYKPSTTPELILKRFKMPDVPKYDRTSDPQEHTTTYTTTVKGNDLAPHEIESILLKKFGETLTRGALTWYSLLPKHSIDSFELLADSFIKAYAGARKVQAPKTDIFRIAQGESELMRKFVTRFQKERMLLSAVLYEWAPEAFTKGLNPRSLDTSQKLKESLLEFHATT, from the coding sequence ATGACGGAGTTGAAACATGCATTGTCGGGGGCTTCCAATAACACGaatggacgaggtccagttcctcccggtaCTCCCGCgaatcaaacaacgcagagggtcGAAAACAACACTCCGATGGGCGAggttggctccgatggggctggGGGGAGCGGATCCAGCCCCAATAACGAGAACGATCCCTTCAAGAGCGAACtcttacggtttatgagggaagtgaacgcccgcatggaccaaatcccgggtgcaccaccggtgctgaaaggaccagactcaaagaagtatactcagttGTCGTACAAACCAAGCACGACACCAGAATTAATTCTGAAGCGGTTTAAAATGCCCGACGTGCCAAAGTATGATAGAACTTCAGACCCTCAAGAGCATACTACCACCTATACAACGACAGTGAAGGGGAACgatttagctccccacgagattgaatctattttgctgaagaaatttggagagactctcacgaggggagccttgactTGGTATTCGCTGTTACccaagcattccatagattcctttgagttgCTCGCAGACTCTTTTATTAAGGCCtatgccggggccagaaaggtgcaGGCCCCAAAgaccgacatattcagaattgcacaaGGGGAGTCCGAGTTGATGCGGAAATTCGTCACCCGGTTCCAAAAGGAGAGGATGCTTCTCTCGGCTGTTCTATATGAATGGGCgcctgaagcattcaccaagggtctGAATCCGAGAAGTTTAGACACATCTCAGAAATTGAAGGAAAGTTTGCTTGAGTTCCACGCGACGACTTGa